In the genome of Chloroflexota bacterium, the window AAGCGCGATCGTAGCGCCCATCGTGGCCACGATGGCCCCGGGTCTCAACACGCGAATCCTCACGACGATCGCCGTTTCGCGAGGGCGAGGAGCCGTGTGCGGAGCTCGGGGTCAGCCTCCGCCAACCGCGCGGCGAACTGCCGCAGCGCGGTCGTGCCGTAGCGAGCGAGGAGATCGTCCACGGCGCGGGCGCTGAGCGCTTCAAGAAGGGCGGGCTCGTCGCCGCCAGGGCGATAGATGAACTGGCGGCCCAGCTTTTCGCGCTCGAGCAGTC includes:
- a CDS encoding BlaI/MecI/CopY family transcriptional regulator, translated to MSRSTDHQHEPRDPAIEDALGPLGAAVMRVVWSQGESSVSTAVDALNADRDRPLAYTTVMTIMVRLFERGLLEREKLGRQFIYRPGGDEPALLEALSARAVDDLLARYGTTALRQFAARLAEADPELRTRLLALAKRRSS